gcgtCTGCACATgcccctcgcccccttctccacaCCTCACCCATCTGCATACACCCGCGCCAGGCACATCCACTCGATTTCCTTTTCGAGCTCTTTTCGTTCAGGAGTGAGTACACGAAGGTGCTCCGACAGGACGGACGGTGTGGGGAGCTGTCTACACTCTATGCACAGTTCGCCTTTAACGTCACCGGTTCGTTGCTGCCAGACGCCTTGTCTTTCCCTGAATCAATGAGGCCAAGCCTGATAAGCGCGTCCTCCTCGAGTGTATCCTCTCGCAGGTCGTAGATGGGCACAGTCACGATGTAGCTCCACTTCGCCGCCATCCACATGCCGGTCATTCCACAAAAGTACGAGCGCGCTGTCCAGGACTGGCGATGCTTAATGCCCCTCGCCATGAGCCACACCCCCAGACTGATCCCAACCAGGCAAGCGCAAAGAAAGAACGTCTGGTATGCAATGCGGCTGAAACTGCAGGGAGGGAAAATCTTGTACAGGCGGTACTGCGGCGTCGCCAAGAGCGCCACGCGCAGGGCGATCAACAGAATCACGACGACGAAGCCGCCACAGGCCCAGTAGTTCTGGTGCACAAAGCAAAAAAGTAGCACGCCCGAGAGGTAGGCCAGGGCGAATATTATGTAGATCGCCAGCCAAATGCGGAAcgtgcgccgcttccgctccAACTCGTTCATCGTGATGCGGGGAGCAACGGTGAAGTGtcaaagggaaaagaaaacgctAAAAACGCGATGGCGCGGGCGGACTAGCGGAGTATGAAGAGCTGgtgatggagggagagggacagGGCACGACGATGCAGCGAGCTGTTATCACTGGGCATGCGCGGAGCAACAtaggcagagagaggagtggTGGTTAGAGCAGAGCTGGAAAGAGGAAGACCGTCAGAGCATGGTGAAAAGGGTGGTCTACGGAGGGCGAGTGTGTAACATATAactcctcccctcttcacCGTTGAGCGCCCGTGGCCTGCGACCAGGTCTCGACGGTGCACGAGTGTTCATCCGTCACCTctgaggcggcggcccacACACAAGCAGAAATACAAGGAAAGAAGCGCCAGCAGTACGTCTACCGCATGAAACGTGTGGTGAAACACACCACTTGGCGCTGCCGTTCACGACATCATTTCCCATCTCTTCTACCTCTGCTGTGGAAACAAAGCCTCCATCCACGGGCAGTCCGCAAAAACATCACTGCACACCAGCCCATACCGAGGGAGACCGGTGCCAGCTACACGGACGCAAACATGTGTTCTCCCGAGGAAACACGCAAGATGAGAGAGGACGAAAACGAGTGGAGACAAGATAGTGAGAATAGTGAAGCTCGGCGACAGCCActgacaaaaaaaaagaaaggggtGAGAGATGGTACTACTGGTTCTGCAGCTCACAACCGATGCTGATGGCACACAAGCCATTCATTTCTCTCGCGTCGCAGTGCGCCAGTGCTGGGGTGGGAAAAcgccgcaaaaaaaaatgccgTGACAACGATGCTATGGAGGAGCGCGCGCCGCTCAGTCGTACTTCCGGACAATATCCTCCTCCGCAACGCTGCGGGCCgctacaaaaaaaaaatcgcTGAGCCGATTCATGTACACAGTGGCTTGGCGCAAGTGATTCGTGTAGGTCGCGCCGTACAAGTCGCCCAGCGTGACCATCCGCCGCTCCGCACGCCGGCAAGTGGTGCGGCAGACATGCAGCTGGGCAGAGGCCACGTTACCACCTCCAGGTAGAATGAAAACGCGCAACggagcgaggcggctgtcAATGATGTCGATGTTTTTCGCTAGCTCTTCCGTTTTTTCGGGAAAGCGGTAGCCCTCGAGAATCTCAGTCATATGCTTTGCAGTTTCGTCCTCGACGTTTTTCGCCGTTGGCGTTGCCACAACCGTTCCGGcgttcagcagctcctgctggATTTCCGCCAGCAGGCTCATCATCGCCTCATCGTGCTCATGCCTctccgcggcgctgcgtagCATCGCCCTGGCGAGCCCCACATGGCTGCTGAGCTCGTCGATCGCACCAAGAGCTTCGAACACGGCATCTGCTTTCCTTCGGCGCTCGCCAGTGAATAGGGCAGATGATCCGTTGTCCCCTGTCTTGGTGTAGACCATACTATGCTTGGGTACTTTACCACCACCTACCTCTTTCCCATCTTTTGAGGCTGCCGTAGGGGCGGCGGAAGACGCATCCACACTAgtggccgcggaggcggcggacgtGGCCCCGAAAGGACCTCCTGCTTCGGTTGTCATCAAGCGCTTGGACTGGACATTTGCGTGGCCAAAggggcagtggcggcaccgGTTCCCGCAGCACTTCATGTTTCGCATCAGCCCAAGGCGGGTAAACACAGTGAAGCCCGTGCGCAGATCAATGTACGTGTCCTCGCCGTTCGCCACAGCCTGTGCATGTAGGGCCTTAATCTCAGGCGGCAGTCTCCTCTCGATGGAGTTTTCTTCGGCAACAACTGGATCGATAGTAGCAATCGGGGAGGCGCATGCGCCACAGGAAAAGAAACGGCTACCCATGACGCGTGGCACACCGCGTCGCGCCGTAGTGTACACCAGAGCCGACAAGGCCATGACGGCCAACACAGTAGCAGCAACTCGAGGAGTGCAACGCGTCCCGGCACCCCACATCGCACGTCTTCGTcttctgcgcagcagcgagagacGCTATTCAGAAAGAGGGGAGTTGTTTTTTAGACGTCATGCAGCGGAGAAACGATGAGCAACAGTAGGAGAACGAACAGAGGAGAGCAAGGAGAAGCCAagcactgccgccgcacgtaagacgcacgagagagagagagagagagcgacatTCGGCTTGAGCGCTGTGTTGCTCCGCGTCAAGACATCACAATACGCGGTGCAAAGAGCAGGGGCGCATTCATAAGGGAACACCATGTGCCCCAGTAGAAGCACAATCCTCCTGAAACACAGACATATACAGAGGCGCACACTCTCACAAAGAGAGGCCGCGAAGTGATCAAGAAAAGATCGGTCGCTACAACCTGAAggtgcgcaggcacacacacacacacacacacaacggcGCAGATCGGTTGCTTGATGCAGCCACTGTGCCTTGAAGCTGTGAATGGTCTCCgactttcttttttttttcggcgcGTTTGCCTGGCAATGGGAGAATAATGGATGAAAGAACGAGAATGGACAGAGAGCACCACAGCGCCGATATTAGCTccaagagaaaaaaaaaatgaaagcCTGAGTCGATCCCTTTTTTGTCCATCTCTTCCGCGTTCTCTCTGGCTGCTGAAGAAGCAGACAAAGACACAGTGAGATCAGGAGAGTGAGAGATGGTCAGAGCGACGAAGGAGCCTGAGAAACACAACGAAAGCAAAAACAGAACTACGAAAACaataataaaaaaaaaacacatgTGCTCAACATGTACGCACGGCTTGTGGGTATGGTGTATACGTGTGCCTGCACAACAGATGTGTCCGAGAATACAAAGAAATGAGCAAGGACAAACAAGAAAGAACCATGGCTGATGGCATAGAGTATGCAAGACGCAAAAGAGAAAACAATTGTGCGGCAGTGCGTATCGATCACCTTGCTCCGACGCCCGAACAACTTCACAGCATTATGTGTACTCTCACCCACGCCTTTTCTTTGCGAGCTGGCGTAAAGGGAGGGAACGGGTACGGATGTTATTGGGAGCATGTCACGATTCTGCTTAGCCGCACCTCGGCATATCACTATAAGTTTGAACAACGGCAGggagcagcgcaccgagCAGGACGGAGAGCAGAATGAGCCACTATAACCGCACGGTGcgggtctgtgtgtgttttcgctTCACTCTTTTTCTGGTGCATCCGCGTCGTGTTCGTTGGCGTTGATTTCGCTCCTGATTTCTTTGGTTTATCCTATTCGTgtccttttctcttcctcactGCGTCGATGAAGTTTACCAGGAGACATTTCTGTGTTCATTGTCATTGCTTAGCCGTGACAGGAGACAACGACGATTCAGCCGCACCAATTTCGCGCAGGCCTCTGAAGTGTGTTTGGTTTGCTCTTTTCACTCAGACATCACTGACTCGCCGACACCAAAGTAGACAAGCAAAAGACAGGACGACACgtggcgagggagagagaaaactACCCAGCGCACCAAGGAGAAGAAAAGCAGataaaaggaaaaagaagggcaAAACTAAAAGTGCACTGTACCCTCTTTATTCGTTTGGCTTCTTGAGTTTCTCTCTGCTTCGCACAGTACCGCTAAACCTTCTCGTGGGTAATCGAGCAGCGTGCTAGCGCGTGCCTGTTAGAAAATGTGCATCTCTCTAACGGCTCTCCCTCCAGTGCTTGTTTTTATCTTTACATTTTCCAGTGATGCAGTGCAGGCTGTAGGCGTTGTGAGCGACACCGTCGATCCGTGCTACGTGAGCACCGGGGGAAGCATGTAGCTCACACTGAAAACCACCTGCAAAGCGAGGCTCGCTTTGTTCAACTCCGCCATACCCCCGTTCGAGTTCACCACGGACACCGTTTCCGACACTTTCAGcgacggcacacacgcatgggAGACGAAAATTACAATAACGAAAGGCGCTCCACAACAGCGGGGCTAAACAAAAGCCGAAatggcgcacgtgcacacacacacacacgcacgcacttcAGAGCACAAAAAACGGCTTCAAGAGACGAACATGTCCTCCGCCTGTGCATCTCTGCGCGGCAAGACACTCAGGCGTGGAGGCCTCGTACCACGCATGTACACATACCCAGTGAGAAGTAAATAGGCTGGACAGCATGCACGCTTGTGAAGTGCGTCATCACCCTCTCCGCGTTGCTTCCAACCCTCGAGATTGCTGCAACCTAGTCAAGAGTCTCTGGGCAGAGTTACTAACGAggacggaaaaaaaaactaaaGTGCATCTGCGAGCAGGTTCGCCTTTCCTTCACGTGACCCCTTTTATGCCGCCTTTCAGCACATCAGCCTTAATCGGTCGCCACCTTCAGCTTCGCAACGCGCAGGTGCTGAAGGTAGGACTCCGCGCCGCACGAGTGAGCGTACACTCCACCAGtgaacgccgccgtcgcgtcTTTGCCAACGAACATGTCCAGGATGCGCTGGCCGCCGGGGTGGTTCGAGTACCAGATGACGTccttgctgctgtgcgtgtaGCCAGCGCCCGTCGGAATGCTGCGCATCAGGTCAATCACGTCGTTGTTGATGACAGTCAGCTTGCGGCCCTTCGCCACCTCATCCTGGACTTTCTCCCAAGTCCACTCCGCGGAGATGGGGATGTCGAGCTGGTCTAGCCGGGTCTGTGCCTGCTCCATCGCCTTCCTCGACTTCTTTAGCAGCATCTTGTTAAAGTTAGCGTCGATGACGTCTTTCGGCGTGCGCACGAGGTTCTTGGCACCACCAAGAAACGACACCGCGCGGATGATCCACTTGGTGGGGTCGTAGTGGTACCACTTGATCCCGTTGCGGTAGTCCTGGGCAAACTCGTGGTGGAAGTTGTGATAGCCCTCGCCGAAGGTGaacagcgcgcacacgaagGAGTCGTGCGACGAGTGGCGGTCCGAGTAGTTCTGCACCGCAGCGAAGAGGTTCGTGTGAGCCAGGCTGTTGATGAAGAAGGTGCAGTGGTGAACGAACACGATCTTCGCGAGGGCGGCGTAGAAGTACCCGCCGAGCCAGTCACCCCAGCCGAGGCCGCAGATCACCGTGGGTAGGATGACACCGGAGAGCATCGCCATCTTAAAAAAGTGCTTGTGCTGGAACTGGATAACGTAGTTGTACTTGAAGTCCGACACGTCCACCTTGCCGAGCAGGGAGTAGTCCTGCTTCATGATCATCCACCCCATGTGCGAGAAAATGAAGCCGCGCTGCGCGTTGTAGGGGTCCTTCTCCGTGTCCACGTAACGGTGGTGAATGCGGTGGTTACGGCCCCACCACTTAGCCGAGCCTTCGAAAGAGCCCGCACCAGCGAAGGCGCACAGCCACTGGAACGCAGTGGAGGCCGTGTATGAGCGGTGTGAGAACAGACGGTGGTAGCCAACGGTGACGCCAAGGCAACCGTTGAACATGTAGAAAACCACGGCGGTGACAAACGTTTtccactgcagcggcacgcccatgaacacggcagcgaggacgcCAGCGATGGGAAGGCCCAGGACAGCCACGGCAACATAGTTGATCTCATAGTTGCCCTCCTGGTACGTGGGCTGGCGGCGCGTGGTCTCCTCCGTCATATCCTTACCCTTCTTCTCCACCGAGGTCATCGTTAAtagcacagaaaaaaaaacctgTCGCAAGAACACGCTGACTGTTCGCACAGTACGTCAGCAGTTAAACGAAGCCGTTGTTGTGTTATCCAGCCCGGACACCGCGCAAGGAAGGTTATCGACGACACAACAATATACGGCGAGAAACACGAGGAGGCACCAGCAAAGGGaagcgggggaggaggggaagggaagatGGACGAGGGAAGTGTAGCGCATTGTAGACTTGGAGAACATGGTCTGTCAGAAAGTGTGTGCTAGTGTGTGCAAGTGCCTGGTCTCACCAGCGCTGGCCTCGTGATTGGGGTGTGCCTACACTCTCAGCGGGTGCTGCTTCGTCGCGGCGTCTGCTCTGGCTCGCCTTTATTGTTCTGCTTTCGCGTTGCACAGTTCAtcctttttccccctttGGAGGAAAATAGAGGCGCACGTTTGCGAGTGCAAGCGCACAGTTAAAGTCTTACACGAAGTAGAACGTCattaaaaaaaaacgagaagtggccacacgcacacgcatgtcAAGGAAAAGGACATGGGAACAGCACCGAATGCTAATAAGCAGTGCTGCGTTAGTGAACCcagatgcgcacgcgcttgtCCTTCGAACCTGTGGCCACCTTCTGCCCATCAGGGCTCCAGTCTGTCGCGTAAATCTCATCGCTATGACCGGACATGTCCTCGACAAGCTCCCGCTTAGCTACGGACCACAGCTTCACAGTGGTGTCCTTGCTGCCGGACACCAGCATGCGAGAATCGAGACTCCAGCTGACGTGATACACCGCTGCCACGTGCCCGCGGAAGGTGGTGATGAACCTGCCGTCCTCTGCATTCCAGAGCTTCACGCTCTTGTCCGCTGAGCACGAGGCTAGCATCGTCCCATCCGGACTGAACTGGATGTGAAACACAACCCCCTGGTGACCTGTCATGCGCGCCACCGGCGTGACAGACTGCTGCGGATTCCACAAGAACATCGTGTTGTCATCGGAGCAGCTTACAAGCCGCTCCGAACCGCCAAAGCGAGTCACCACAGCGTCGTAGCGCttccgtgcgtgcgcgcacatgtCCTCGCGTGCGCTGAACTTGCGATCCTCGTGGTCGAAAACGCCGGTGCGCGTGACAAGGTCTGTGCTGAGCGCCAAGAAATTGACCCAGTGCGCATGGCCGCGGAGCACGCACCACGGTGAGCCGGTGCCGGCATCCCACACTATTACCGTACGATCCTGTGAGGAAGAGTAGATGCGGTCCTCGCCACCCCACTTCACACATGTGACGCACGACTGATGACCAGATAAGGAGCGCTCCAGCCCCGTTGCCATGTTCCATATCTTTAACGACGCGTCCTTGCTCGCCGAGACGAAGCGGTCGCACTGAGGgttgcggtgcagcggctcccACGAGACATGAGACACGTACTGGGTGTGCGCCTTGTGCTTCTTGCACCTAAAATCGCCGTAGCCACCGTTATGCGTCCAGTTGGCTAGAATCCCGTCCTTGCTTCCACTCACCAAGTAACGTCCATCCGGAGACCACGAGAGCACCTGCACCCAGCTCGTGTGCGCCTTAAGCTCCTCCACGGGAGTGAGGGTGTTCATGTCCCAAATACGAATCTCCttgtcgccgccacccgTCGCCAACACCTGGCTGTCTGGAGAAAAGGACACCACCAGCACGGCCTCACTGTGGCCGTCCAGCGTaccagcgcagcgcgtcaCGGGACGAACGCGAAACACTGCCTGCGGCTTGTACATAATCTCCACCACCGTTTCCTCCGGTGCAACAAACTCGAGCTTCTCAACATCCTGcggacgcacgcgccgcccCTCCTTCAGCATTCGCGCTACGTAGTCGTGCTTCTGCCTCCTGAAAAGGATGTCCTGCACGCTCCTGTTGATTTGCTCGCCATCGATGAAAAAAGCGTACGGAATCGTTTTCGCCTCTTCATCTTGCAGTAGTGAAGAGAGAAGCTCATCGAGCTGCTTCGGCGTCGCAGACGCAGGGAGCAGGATTTGAGTGCCGCTTGGTGTCCCGTGTTCATCCAAAAGCCGTACCATGATCttcggcgccgtgccgccgtcttcgtcgctgtgcagctccacctcgcGAACGACGTCGCGCTTCTGCTTTTTCCGCACTGGCATGGCTGTGGGCCTTCCACAacggcactgcagcagcgagtaCTGGAGCTAGTAGTGAAACTCCACGAAATGGAGAAGAACCGCTGCCGCTTGGCGATACTGTTTTAtaagaaaaagaggaggcgtCAGTATAGGCGTGTGGGacaggggtgggggtgggcggAGGGAGCCGCATAAAAACGGGGCACGAGAGAACAAACAAGTCGAGATGAGAATAAAAGCGGAGGATGGACGGATATACACATGTAAGCATGAAAAGAGAGGTGCGCTGTGAATAGCATGTGATACATTCGCGATGGAAGAaacgatgctgctgcagggagGTTACCGCCAACAGGCAGGAGTTGGGTGAAAGCGAGAGCGGCACAGACGGTGCGAGGAAGCTAGAAATACAATTCTCAAAAGGCGCGggtctttttgttttttttttccagccACGCTGCTTCTACTTTTCGTCATGACCACGATGCCGTGAGGCACACGCTGTACCCCGTGACTCCTCTGTACCTGAATCCCCCATTCCCTTCCCTCGCTCGGTCAGAGTGCTGGCGGTCATGGGAGAAAGGATCATTTGAGAGCAGAAAAATACCGAAACGATAAAAAACGCCGCACAACTTCTCATAAGCACGACCTTTGCACCCCTTAGGGACAACGGAAGCAATGTCAGAAGAAGCAGAGCCAGAGTATGAAGCGCACCACCGGCTCTTTGGCGTGCCGCCTGCGGCGCAGGAACTCTCTTGTCGTCCAACCACGCCGCAACACGAACATCTGAAATCCGAGAAGAGCGGTCAAGAACACGTCAAACACAAACACCAAAATTGCTCCAAAGTTTGTGATGGCGTCACCGTGCGCGAGGGTCCACAGGGCATACTTGTACAAGAGGTAGCTGAGGTTTGCAACGCCGGTTACAAGACAGCACAGGAACAAACGCCTGTTACGGTCACCGACGCAGTTGCCGATAAAGTAGCAGTGGTGGTCCATCTGCTTGATGTGGGAGCCACAACGCCGGCAGTAAGAAATGCCGTCATGCCCTTCCGCCGAAGCACTACGGGAGATGACCTGGGGTACACTAAAAACGCACGACGCGTAAAAGAGCGCGAAGAGCCCCACGAGGACGAGATAAGCAACATCCGAGGAGTGACACTGGACCAGCAGTGACAACTGCACACCTCGCAAATACGGCAGGTGGTCGACCAGGTCCCACACAAAAAAGAGCGGGTTGCAGGCTCGAGCATCAGCGTTTCCGCCCGTCTTGGTTCGAGCCACGAACATCACGATGTAATACTGCCACGCGAAGGAGAGAGTGACGAGGGCGACATGTGCTCTGCCAAGGATGCGCGACCGAGTATGCACCGACTGAGGCGCGTGCTGAGACATGCACATGGCCTCGCTCACAAAGCACTTGCCAAAAACGAAGTTGCCGAGCATCAAGATAGCCGGTAGGAACAGTGCCGCATACACCGCCCCCCACGACGTGAGTGCCTCCTCCCATGTCGTCATTGGGCCGGGTGCACTTTCGGTGGCCCTGGGAGACGTCAAATATGATTGCCAAAGCGAGAAAGTCACCCTCTCCCGTTCTCCACCGGCTtgccctctcctttttcgttGCCCCAGCCCCTCCATGTCATGGAAAGGGGACCAACGTATGCAATGTGAAGTcgaagaaagaagaaaacacaaaaagggggaaggagaggtgAAGGTCAGCCACCACCAGATTGATAATCATCGGGGGAAAGGGCAACAGTGAGTGCAGTTCAACAAATTTCAAACCGGTACAACAGCATGCCGACGGCATCCATCACCCCTAGCGAAATGTGGCTCGACTTGCTTGCTCTAACGATCAGTACCCAATGATGCACGCCACACCTCCACCTTCTAGGACTGCTATTTCGTTCTCGACTTTTTTCTCGCTCAGTTCTTGTGCATTCTCTGCTTTGTGCAAAGTCAAGCTTTCCCCATCGCACCCTGCTGAAAGACTAGTCAGCGTCCAACGTGGCCAAGCCGTGGAAGCATGATGGTAATGGTGGTGGGGAGTAACAGAGCAActaccgcggcagcggtgcggtcCTCTCGTCTGAATGGGGGAGGATCCACCGCTGCGGATTGACCGCGCGAGGGTTGACTGAGTCCTTAcccctcgtcctcgctgtTTCCGCCACCCACTGCGTGAAGACAATCGGTGGCGAGCACCGATAGCTGCATGTCCCGGAATGCACagaagcaaaacaaaagTGCTGAGTTACAAGTGCGATCGACCGGCAAAAACGGAGGGAAGCCCTCTAAAAGAAAATGAGCAGCTGGCTGAGCGAGGAGCGCAAACAGTgctgcgcagagagaggatgaAGATGCAGCAGCGTTACATCACCGAGCGAACTACAAGCAGGGCaaaagcaaaagaaagaCGAAGATGAGAAGCACTCACTCCCTCTCACCATCTCGCTTGCGCTTTCGACTACCGGCCTCTGGCTCGCGCACTGCGGTGATACCAACAATCTCCTCATACTCCGTCTTTGGCGCCGTCACGGTGCTCACATTCTCGGCAGCTAGGGTTTCCGAGAAAGATGCGTACTTGGCAGCTGATGAGCTCAGTCTACCCATCCTTCGGAGAGTCTCTTTCGAGAGCAAAGTGGTGCCGAGGTCCTTCTCGTGCTCCCATGGCTGCGCCATCTCCTTGAAGAACCCCCGGGCAaccgcgacggcagcatcaACGCTCAGATTGGTGTTGTTCTTCAGGCACTGCACGATCCAGCGTGGAATCTTCTTGACTTTGTCATTGAGCGCGAAGCGCTTATCGACCAGAAGCATCATTCCGTAGTCTGTCTTGTTGCGCAGCACCCGCCCGATGCACTGCGACGCCTGGCGCATTGCATCGAAGTTGCGAAACTCGCTTTCTGATATGCCAAGGCACACCTCCATCCAGTGCATCCGCTGTCGCAGGGGCTCATCGTTCGGGGGCAAAAAGGGAACACCGAACATAACCACGGCACGACCGTAATGGCGATCGAAATCGATTCCCTCTGCGATCTTGCCGCGAGCAATCGACATGAATATGGCGCCGCGCCCAATGTCGCACGCTCGGCGGTAGTTGGCGAGTGCAACCGACGTCTCCTCCACACCCTGAGTCTCGACAAAGATGAGCTTGTGCTTCGCCAGCTTCTGCAGAAACCCGGAGCTGTGCCAagcgagcagcacctcgcccATGTACTGGTACCCCGTGAAAAAGCACACCATCCCGTCAGGAACCGTCTTTGCCAGCTCGAGTAGCAGGCTCTCGTACGCCGATGTAacgagcgcctgcgcagtTGGGTTCGTGCGCACCTTGAAACTACTGGTGACCTCCTCAGCTGTGATGCTCACGCTCTCCGAGCTGCGGGTCACAATCACTGGCGCAATGCACTTGCGTGACAGGGTCATTTGAAACGACTTCGAGATGGCCGGGGTAAATCCCAGGATTTTCGGATAAATGTCCATGGGCGAGAGTGTGCCGGAGGTGAGGATGACACTGCGGTACCGGGCAAAAGTGTCCCGAAGCGCCAGAGAGGCGTCCACGCAGACGGTGCGGATGACGGGATCTGGAATCTGCGGCCGCGTTGGGTCAAATGCCTCGCACACCACTACGAACCCCGGTTTTTCGTACCGGTCATCCGTGTAGTACATGGAGAGCAGTGTGTACATCTGTGCGATAAGCGCTACGGGGCGGTACTTGCCGGCATTCGTGACTTGCAGGGTTGTCAGCAGCACCTTCAGGCGCTCGGACAAGTAGCGGAAGTGGCTAATCTCCAGCGCGCATTCCTCTTTCAGCTTCGTGAGAAACGTCAGCGGGTCAGCCACGTATGTACGAGTGATGCGCGCCACAATGCGATGCGTAAAGTCGACAAGACGCTGCATGAATGCGAGAAAGTGGTTGGCCTGGCGCAACGACGCGGGAATGGCGCCCTCAGCTACGTTGGCTGGAATCGCAGGCGCCTCCACCagtgcgcgctgctctgGGTCGCGCGCCATCTCAGTCATAGCCAGCCCGTTCACGAGGCGGTCGTACTCATCCTGCAGCATCTGCCGGTTCGTCGCCTTCAAATGGTCCAGCTCCTTGCTCAAGTCCTTCATATTCTGCTTTGCGTCCAGGGAGTCTTTCTTCGTGAGGATGAGTGACATGGCCTCGATGCATACATCGTCCACGTTGTGGCCCTCGTCCATCACGACAATCGTGTTCTCGTTCAGGAACTCCTTCGTCACCTCCGACACTACGGGATCCACCATGTACAGATACGAGTGCACGATAATGTCAACGACGGGGAGGGCCTTGCGCACCAGGTAGTAGGGACACACGTGGTGCTGCTCACCAAAGTCTTTCAAGTCGTCCAATGAGTACACACCTGGAGGAAGCTCTAATGGTGCTTGAGCCAGCGTGTCATAATACCCGCATCGCCCTTCCTGCTGCCACGGAGCCGTAATCGAGCGGCAGCCGGCGTCCACTTCGTCCGGGTGTATAAGCGAG
This genomic stretch from Leishmania donovani BPK282A1 complete genome, chromosome 24 harbors:
- a CDS encoding zinc-finger multi-pass transmembrane protein, translated to MTTWEEALTSWGAVYAALFLPAILMLGNFVFGKCFVSEAMCMSQHAPQSVHTRSRILGRAHVALVTLSFAWQYYIVMFVARTKTGGNADARACNPLFFVWDLVDHLPYLRGVQLSLLVQCHSSDVAYLVLVGLFALFYASCVFSVPQVISRSASAEGHDGISYCRRCGSHIKQMDHHCYFIGNCVGDRNRRLFLCCLVTGVANLSYLLYKYALWTLAHGDAITNFGAILVFVFDVFLTALLGFQMFVLRRGWTTREFLRRRRHAKEPVVRFILWLCFF
- a CDS encoding hypothetical predicted multi-pass transmembrane protein; its protein translation is MNELERKRRTFRIWLAIYIIFALAYLSGVLLFCFVHQNYWACGGFVVVILLIALRVALLATPQYRLYKIFPPCSFSRIAYQTFFLCACLVGISLGVWLMARGIKHRQSWTARSYFCGMTGMWMAAKWSYIVTVPIYDLREDTLEEDALIRLGLIDSGKDKASGSNEPVTLKANCA
- a CDS encoding notchless homolog, putative is translated as MPVRKKQKRDVVREVELHSDEDGGTAPKIMVRLLDEHGTPSGTQILLPASATPKQLDELLSSLLQDEEAKTIPYAFFIDGEQINRSVQDILFRRQKHDYVARMLKEGRRVRPQDVEKLEFVAPEETVVEIMYKPQAVFRVRPVTRCAGTLDGHSEAVLVVSFSPDSQVLATGGGDKEIRIWDMNTLTPVEELKAHTSWVQVLSWSPDGRYLVSGSKDGILANWTHNGGYGDFRCKKHKAHTQYVSHVSWEPLHRNPQCDRFVSASKDASLKIWNMATGLERSLSGHQSCVTCVKWGGEDRIYSSSQDRTVIVWDAGTGSPWCVLRGHAHWVNFLALSTDLVTRTGVFDHEDRKFSAREDMCAHARKRYDAVVTRFGGSERLVSCSDDNTMFLWNPQQSVTPVARMTGHQGVVFHIQFSPDGTMLASCSADKSVKLWNAEDGRFITTFRGHVAAVYHVSWSLDSRMLVSGSKDTTVKLWSVAKRELVEDMSGHSDEIYATDWSPDGQKVATGSKDKRVRIWVH
- a CDS encoding TFIIH basal transcription factor complex helicase subunit, putative produces the protein MKLYVEDVLVVFPYEYIYPEQLDYITELKRGLDKGGHMVLEMPSGTGKTISLLSILVAYLHHHAHEKRKVVYCTRTVEEMVKTMGEMRKLLKHWEAEGEQLRPLRGLCLTAKKNLCIETSVASLIHPDEVDAGCRSITAPWQQEGRCGYYDTLAQAPLELPPGVYSLDDLKDFGEQHHVCPYYLVRKALPVVDIIVHSYLYMVDPVVSEVTKEFLNENTIVVMDEGHNVDDVCIEAMSLILTKKDSLDAKQNMKDLSKELDHLKATNRQMLQDEYDRLVNGLAMTEMARDPEQRALVEAPAIPANVAEGAIPASLRQANHFLAFMQRLVDFTHRIVARITRTYVADPLTFLTKLKEECALEISHFRYLSERLKVLLTTLQVTNAGKYRPVALIAQMYTLLSMYYTDDRYEKPGFVVVCEAFDPTRPQIPDPVIRTVCVDASLALRDTFARYRSVILTSGTLSPMDIYPKILGFTPAISKSFQMTLSRKCIAPVIVTRSSESVSITAEEVTSSFKVRTNPTAQALVTSAYESLLLELAKTVPDGMVCFFTGYQYMGEVLLAWHSSGFLQKLAKHKLIFVETQGVEETSVALANYRRACDIGRGAIFMSIARGKIAEGIDFDRHYGRAVVMFGVPFLPPNDEPLRQRMHWMEVCLGISESEFRNFDAMRQASQCIGRVLRNKTDYGMMLLVDKRFALNDKVKKIPRWIVQCLKNNTNLSVDAAVAVARGFFKEMAQPWEHEKDLGTTLLSKETLRRMGRLSSSAAKYASFSETLAAENVSTVTAPKTEYEEIVGITAVREPEAGSRKRKRDGERE
- a CDS encoding fatty-acid desaturase, putative, translated to MTSVEKKGKDMTEETTRRQPTYQEGNYEINYVAVAVLGLPIAGVLAAVFMGVPLQWKTFVTAVVFYMFNGCLGVTVGYHRLFSHRSYTASTAFQWLCAFAGAGSFEGSAKWWGRNHRIHHRYVDTEKDPYNAQRGFIFSHMGWMIMKQDYSLLGKVDVSDFKYNYVIQFQHKHFFKMAMLSGVILPTVICGLGWGDWLGGYFYAALAKIVFVHHCTFFINSLAHTNLFAAVQNYSDRHSSHDSFVCALFTFGEGYHNFHHEFAQDYRNGIKWYHYDPTKWIIRAVSFLGGAKNLVRTPKDVIDANFNKMLLKKSRKAMEQAQTRLDQLDIPISAEWTWEKVQDEVAKGRKLTVINNDVIDLMRSIPTGAGYTHSSKDVIWYSNHPGGQRILDMFVGKDATAAFTGGVYAHSCGAESYLQHLRVAKLKVATD